One part of the Streptomyces sp. NBC_00286 genome encodes these proteins:
- a CDS encoding hyaluronoglucosaminidase translates to MPLARRLFLGSFTAGAVTVAVGGAASAATDGATGAAAEAAGEPTTFDGPVSAEKFTTNSAGLSAFFKTTSKTEHVATLYQAGTSGTGVALNVISDNPDTSAMYLSGTETGRGTLKITHRGRADGSDKNAAALSIDLQTAGTAAQGIFLTGTNGATTGNLICLRNNAGLDDFVVKGTGRIGIGIDRAATPRAQVHIVQPAGAPAGLLVEGVVKIADASTVPTYVDSAGGGALYAAGGALMWRGSNGTVTRIASA, encoded by the coding sequence ATGCCGCTGGCGCGCAGGCTGTTTCTGGGGAGCTTCACGGCGGGTGCGGTGACCGTGGCGGTGGGCGGCGCGGCCTCGGCAGCCACGGATGGCGCGACCGGCGCCGCCGCGGAGGCGGCCGGCGAGCCCACGACGTTCGACGGGCCCGTGTCGGCGGAGAAATTCACGACCAACTCCGCTGGGCTGTCCGCGTTCTTCAAGACGACCTCGAAGACGGAGCACGTCGCGACCCTCTATCAGGCCGGCACTTCCGGCACCGGGGTCGCGCTGAATGTCATCTCCGACAACCCGGACACCTCGGCCATGTACCTGTCCGGCACGGAAACCGGGCGCGGGACGCTGAAGATCACCCACAGAGGACGCGCTGACGGGTCGGACAAGAACGCTGCCGCTCTGTCGATAGACCTGCAGACGGCCGGGACTGCCGCACAGGGCATCTTCCTGACCGGGACCAACGGCGCGACCACCGGCAACCTCATCTGCCTGCGCAACAACGCAGGTCTGGACGACTTCGTGGTGAAGGGAACAGGGCGGATCGGAATCGGGATCGACCGTGCGGCCACGCCTCGCGCCCAGGTCCACATCGTCCAGCCGGCCGGCGCCCCGGCGGGACTTCTGGTCGAGGGCGTGGTGAAGATCGCGGACGCCTCGACGGTGCCGACGTACGTCGACTCGGCAGGTGGCGGCGCCCTGTACGCCGCGGGCGGAGCGCTGATGTGGCGAGGTTCGAACGGCACAGTCACGCGTATCGCGTCCGCCTGA